GCCTGATTGTCCATGCGCTGCAGTTTTACGATGCTATATCCCGCGGGGCTCCCTCACATAAGATGTCGCATAGGGTCATCAATGCACCTCGCTACTGCTGTCCTTGTTGCCGTGCATGGCTCCTAGCGAAGAATCCCACTGCATCTACGGGATTCGCATTAATATAAGTACTCTCAAGTGGACCTTATTTAACAGCATTTGTCTCAACATCCCAAATGAATCGGAGTGTACAAGTATGTTTCCAGTTATAAGTTGCGAGTTGTACCTATGATTGGTTAAGGTGTAGCACCGcaacataatattttttttaatataccggACACACCACGATTTCACTTCCAATGCCATACCAACCTGGGCTCTGTGACCCTGCATGATGAATATTATTATATAGTATTATAACCTAACAGCTCCGTGTCCGGGGTAGAGGTTCGGAAAACGTTGCTTGATACGTTTCCTACTGTATATTACTAGACCAATAACTATCCCAATAGCTGCCAATATTACAACTACAATTAAAATAATAATCCCTATAGAAAGTGTGTGATTTTCTGCTGACTTCGTTGACTCTGTTTGTTTTCTGATTGTTGAACGTGAAATTGGTGTTGAAGGAACTATATCAAAAAGAATGAGAAAAGAAAAGACAGttagtaatatcaaatcattATAACTCATTTTTGTGATAAATCGGAAAACCTTGGTAGAGCAAATGTATTGCTGATGCTAGTAAACAAGTATACTTCAAAATTAGCTGGCTTCCAATAGTTTTTTAGAGTGTTTAATATTCAGAATCAATACAAAACGGAAGACTCGACAATGAAtataatggtctagatatatttAAATAGGTAGCTGCTATCACAACAAGAACAACGAAGTCCAGGAAACAAAGGCGTTTCTTTGTGTGTCCATATTAAAGTCGGATTTCTGGTCATTCCTGGACAATAACGTTATTACAATTATCTAGACACTGCGCTTTACGTATACTTTGTTTTCCCTAATATTTCAAAAAGCTTAACCACAGGCACTTAATCAAAATATAGACGTTCCGAGGGGACGAGAAGAATTATGTCCTGGTTGAGAGGAAAAAGTAtctaataaaattccctttaaaaggaaagccagcctcaatgtagaagaggtcttgtaattagttttggtcaatgtgaaaggcattttaggatcacgcttacatctacatgacagtccaccaaaccatcaacgatgagaacatgcacactgaaacagcagaaaacattaattcctaatctcatgtcaagtcttttaattcattacatgtaccaaattgttctggtctgtttgttttgttgttgttgttgttgttgttgtcgttggttttttttgtcttttcagctttttacccacgatatctcaatttccaattttgtaataccagaacttacgaactcaatatcttcgcttaggaatgtccgatttcactgctttcgatatatacactgccggtttgagttaacttacatgtacattttattttaaaataacttaattaattcgcaatgtatagtttaagcctactatattataatagatagtggccagcacatttataaaggactggttactcactacaatcttcactcttaaactgtgtttttctgaatgtgctgatcatgttgattgctagtcggaaactcctgcagagctatggacatggcatcttacatactccattctataacagtctgcctagtgccttgtgtgttttctcttcaatcattttgttgaatgtaattttatgaatcaaatagttatgtgtcattttatttataataaagaagttattaaattaataaagtaagacaatttatttatctataagtgcatgtcaaatggggtacattgttcaatactatatgcataaattatgcccatattatagctaggccctaaaaactttattttgcatcggatttttcccgttgaaaagacaaaactgatgtttatgatagcaaccatttcatcaataacattttgagtcatttttatccataaaacgacacaggatatgatagataactactttcacatcaatatggtccatatgatcacagattgttgagaatctgtgatatgatccggggatatgatgaagattttgattctatagatctgttatcaacatgatatcacgctgttcagtggtcaaggagtaaggaccccggtcaaggacactgatatgacatcataggtgatgtcagattttcttctgctgaccatatgatgctatatatattaactattattgttacatttaggcctttaaacttttaaagtcataattaattagttcaaacataactttggtaatactcactcgttttcgttcgttgaaacggcaaaacatacttacttttcctaacaaatcgaattaaaatatttttaaaaaatttaaccacaaaaagtaaaataaaaaaatcattccaataccactaaaatataatctcttgagtaaactgaccccaaacctgaaacaggtaccagccccgaatgggctggcgaaaagggccGACGGAACTAATTGTCATTCTTTCCGCCCAAATTTCGCCTGATAGTACTTTTTTCCGAGGTGCAGTTCGCCACTCCGCCCACACCATTGGTTCTTACCTGTGACTATTACAGAGGTTATCTTGTTTATGTTGTTGCAGACAATATATACATCTTGACTGTGCTGCATGAGATCATTTTTGTCCCATTGTGAATGACTACACACAGAAATCGTCCCTTCATTCCCCAAACATTCCACATCTGTAAGGTGTACAGGACCAGTGTTCGTGAAAGCGTCCCCAGGTGTGGAACTGGTATATTTACTTTTGATAGCTTTATCATAACCGAGCTGATTACAGGCTACATGTGCAGCTGTTAGGTTCCAGTTATGCAGACTCTTTTCGGCAATTGTTCCCCAGGTATTATCTACAAGTATTTCTAGTCGGCCTTCATGAGAGGTGTTGCCTCCGAAAAGCCGCAGTGGATAAGGCGCTTCTGTTGTGTAAGATATTTCAAATAGTAACATAagcattcaattttttttattacggGTTATTGACATTTATCCTTTACCATCTGAAGGATGACATTTTTCGTTAAACCTTACAGCATGTTCAAATACTGGGCAGGATTACTTCTTCGTACATGGACATGGTACGTGACGTCACTATAATGCCATTTTTAAGTGACGTAAAACCAAAACATACTTTACGGAATAAAACGCACTAACCACTACAAGTACTTCAGAGGCTATACAGTACAATAATTTTATCGAAGACAAATGTAACTTTCTCCAAAATTAATTGAAAATAAGTTATTCTTTTGTtcgttattaaagccatattataacatttgctgttgaggacgccctcactgattttttaaaattcatttttttacacaattatattgtactttattaaaccaatataccctgcaaaaatcaagactctaggtgctgtagttttgtcaaaatccgatatttggaataaagcgccggaaccggcgtcttattattacgatggaattattagtcgaacgcatacacgatgttcataacacgcagtgcggacggtgatctacacaacaaagggtcgtaccataacatgaccgaaggagtggtacgtattggcgacatacgcgctggtagtaaattccaattttctttgctatgacgtatttgttcggctcaaaaataaaaggggatatatctgacagtaaaaactaacattttatgtcaaagaaatgctaatctattttgtatgataatgttataatattgctttaatgtttTCTATATATTGTGTCATAACATTGAAAACAATCATTGGTctttttgtaaaatgtttgcaATCATCCTACCTAAGCTTTGTGAAGATTTCTCAAAATACCCGTCATGTCCAAATGTATTGCATATTACACCCGCATCGCCGAAGAACGTATATTTGTTACACTCGCCCCACTTGCCATGTTGACAGGAACTAAGAGCCTCTTCATCACCAATGCACGCCATGTTGTCTACAAGCTTTGGGGCATATCTacctaataaaatatataatcgAGCAAAGTACTTCCCTGGTTTAATAGTATATTAAAGTAAAACTGTAAGGTAATCACATTAAAGGAGGACGGTCCAATCCCATCACATGCTTTTTGAATGACAAATAGGCAATTTCATGTATGATTTTCTCATACATTCATACATTTTGATCAATTAAAAGTAGAAGGTTGATTCCTCAAATTACCAAAATTTCATCATAATTATGATGACCTAAGACTTTTCTTGTTTCAAACCGGAATGTAACGATCACACATTAACAGTGCGTCCTCCTTTTTTGGGACCTGAGAGGAACAACCCGATAGGCAATGATAGGATGGGAAAATCGATGTCCAGCGGATGAATTTGGGAGAACTTTTAATTAAAACTGTAAAATAATCATAGAAAACATGACATTTCTGCTTGTTACTGAAATTTGCAAATTTTTGGCTATATAGCTTGGTATTTGAAGCACCATTTTCAGATGCCATACAAGAAAATAGTCCCTCTTCTGCCCAgctctaattagtggtatttaacccacAATGGGTGGATTTTGTGCAACAGGTGATACCAATCGGCAGCATCACATACTGTGCTGCCATGTGTAATATtgtaagccataatgtacgatcttataatatgaaattggttaatttttttcaaacctgattttttttgcatatttttaatgtttacacatgtcccaacttgcacctaaatggaatcggccaaatttgttgtcttatTATGATAATAGtcttcccatagaactgcatgtcaaatggccaaaataaccagtggggtttctttcactttaccttgttatttcaacttaaaatggacagtaacccttcccggcagttattactaatattatttcaacattttgaatgtagaataaaaaattaaaatttgatagaaatcgtacattaaggctttaaatcccACCTATTCTGACTAATCCTCTGTTGAAAATGTTAACTTTAATATGCATGATATGTATATCTTACGATATCTCTGAGAGAAAATTATATAAGTTCTCCTCTAATGAGAGTAGGCGAGTCTCATCATCATTAGATTCAACGTAAGTATTTTTCTACTTGATACTGGAGGATCATCATTTGGATCATTGACCGTCTGAACAAGGTTATTCTGAGCATTGGCAGCTGGGAATATACCAGACTGATACACCAGAAGCAGAACATTATTGATGATCGTTTGATTGGCTTATTAAGTAATAATAGCTCCAAGTAATTTGTGTCTACGAGCGTTTGATTTGTGCATTGGAAACGgtataatatttacataaatttaGGCTTTTCAGAATTGGCTGGAGGGTGCGTTATGAAATCATTTGGCACTCGGTCATTGCCAATTCAGAATGATGCACGAACATTTACCATATTCGAGTAGTCACGTGTTTTGTTACATAACCAGGCTATACAAGAATGCTTTAAAAAGTGCGTTACAAAtatgttataaatgtgttttgttttggtcaaaaagttttattaacacttcaatgtcgggttatttaaagggcataaaaacgtttaaaatcCGTTTtacatgaaaacacactacaacaatattttgaaaatgttatcaaaatgttattgtaaaatatttgttgtccAAATCAGCAGTTACTAATCTGTAACTGCTCAGTCGACGGCGTTAGTTATCAAAACTAGGTTTGGGGTTCGAGCCCACCTGGTGGCAAATATACACAAACATATTGTTCTTGAGCTCTTCTTCAATTCTCAAAAATTCTCAGGTTCTGAATGTATATAGGAAggtgaagaagaagatgaagaatgTAGTGTTCATCCCATGGGTTACGTAATTACTCAATGCCCTTCTACCTTCAGAGATTGCTCTAAACTTTGTTGAACACGAAAGTTGCTTCCAATGTCACGTTTAACCTATAGCATCAGTATTCCATCCTAGGGAACCAACTACATATAGCAATATCAAATTTCTCTTACCTTTGTTGAATATAGTAGTCGCCTCCAATGCCACTCCAAACCCTAATTGTCTACATACTACCATGGCGTCTTTTATGTCCCATTGATTACTGCAGATGGTACTCCACGTGTTGTTGTAATACCATTCTATCCGGCCTTCATAGGGTAAGGACCCAGCAACTAACCTCATGGAATTCTCTGGGAATCAAAATCAGAAGAGTATTATTCTTTGATATTAAAGCCCGGGATTAAAGCTAACAACGTAGGCTGAGAGTATCCAGAGCACTCATAATAATCTGACGTCAATCCATTAGTCATCTGTTCTGATATGCATACAGCTGCCCGGTACATGTTTTTGGTAATTATGAAAGCACATAGTATTCCGTTACATGGCACTAACATCTAAGTGTTAACCTAAGAAGCTAAGAACGCAGACTCGAGCGGAGAGGTACTATATCTAAATGACAGTACTGTCTCATTACTTTCAAGGCCCCATATCAAGTTGTCAAAgattgtcaaaatagtataaagttacttaaagtttcacaaacttgcttaaaactCAAAATCGCTTTAAGTTATTCAAAGTCACAAAAATGCTTAAAATTTTCTCAAACTGTCATAaagttacttaaagtttcacaaaACTGCTTAACATTCAAAATTGTCTGAAGTTGCTAAAATATGTTCAAAGGTTTGCAAAAGTACTCAAAATTGCTCCACCCTGCGTACAATTGCGTAAAGTCAGCGCGGATTGCGCTAAGTTCTCCAAAATCGTTCAAAGCGGTCAGACAATGTTATGgtcaattttgggcaattttctcTGTGACATGTGGCCTCTTTCAGGCGCGCTGTAATAAAATAGGCACATAATTTGGATGCGGCGTGGATGTCAAACTAAAAACTGATTTTCTGACTGTTTCGTCGTgctgatatcaaattatatttaatAGATTGAACAACCATGAGACAACACGTCCACGTGTACAAAGGCGAATAGGAATAAATTTACAACATCATGTCGCCACGTGTTTTTTTACATATTACATTAACTAATATTAAATTTGTACCTCTTTGAGTCATAGGCATTCCATAGGGTTGACATTGCAAGGTAACCACACCCGCAGTTCCACAATCCGTCAACTCTTCATCATCATGCTCACATTCTGTTAGTCTACGCTCGCTCCCTATACAGCTAATACCGCTCATAAACGAAGTAGCAGCGACGGTAGTGGTGTCTGCTTCAACAGAAATGGCAGGGCCGACTTTCATCTGACGACATGCGACATTAGCGACTGTGATGCTCCAGCTAGGGTTACTGCAGATGGTTCTCCATTGACTTTGGAAGTAGATTTCAAGACGGCCTTTATAGTGGGATCGTCCTCTAGCGATGCGAAGTTGGTATTCTATGGAAGAACATGCAAGTTATTCCTTCATTGCCTTCATTGTTATTTCAGTAAAACAAAACGTAACAAATCGTATTATACGTGATATTAAAAGcgaatttttcttttttctttctgtttttttttcacaCCGTGACGAAAAACTAGCCTTAATATTTTGCATCTGGCAAAACATGATATTTCTATAAGTTTATTGTTTTTGGTTATTGTTTCGTGGAATGGGTGTGTGGAGTATACATGGGTGTGTGGAGTGTACAACGAATCTAATAGAAAAATTTGATAACATACATATATCACAATGTATAAAATAATGCTCATTACCTGGAACAATCGGATCATGACACTCTACTCCAGCATCTATAGTATGTGTACAGGTATTGTCACCAAACTTGGCATGACTGCAAGCCGCTAAATACAGCTCGTCGCCATTACACTGAACCCCGTTTAGATGAATTGGATCACTGTGTCGTCCTTCCCCGTACTTCTCTTTTGCAACTTGTGCATGGCGAGCAAGACCATAGCCTAGCTGTCGGCAAACTACTCTGGCGTTCTGAATATCCCATTTGTCAGAGCAGATTGTTCCTTGTCTGCCGTGGTAATACATGCTGACACGACCTTGATATGGTGAATAGTCGAGTTGATGTCCCGGGCCTTGATGAAGGGCTAGTGGAAATGGGTCTAAGATAACAGAAAAAAACCCAACccgatatatttatatataaatcaCAACTGAGAGCAGTACTCATTCAAGTATTGCAATCAAGTATGACACATATCTTCAACTTGTGCATGGAGTCTTTTATATACTGTTTCCTTAACTTGGATTCCATATTATGGGACTAATGTTCTCATCTGAAGCACTAAGAATTCTCTCGGATTTCACACCATTTTAAATATACTATAATGGAAATCAATGGACATTACACAAGATCCCAAGGTCGTGATGCCAGTGGATCACAACACCAATCATAGAAGTTGTCTTTGAACACAATAGACGCCAAATATTCGAAGTGCCGAACTTACAAATCTTAacaaaataatgttgattttcatTTAATTATGTGAAAATGCAGTAGGTCTATATTTTTTCGTACAAAGGTACTTGGCATAATACTATTTAGGTTAAAATACTTTCGATGAATGAATACATTCGATATATATATAATTAActgcatttattttattatccATGCTTTCACACCCACATCACGGTGCACGAAGGGCTACATTTAGTGTCATGTCTAAtgatggtttcatactttctgccgcttgccgctgagcggcacaccgctgagcggcacaccgctgagacCGCCGctgagcggcacaccgctgagcggcacaccgctgagcggcacaccgctgagcggcacaccgctgagcggcagtgacatgactctgaaagccactcttgccgctcagcaccgctccaacaATTGAATTTTGTTcgatacgtcagagcggcacctctccgagttgatttgaattcaactcccagaggtgctgccgccgcggcaaagcggcggagtgatcgatatatcggcttgccgctggtcaccgctagcgtttctggtgcgactgcgcagtgaagtaaaatcatcttcagagcggcaaagcggcaagtggcaagaaagtatgaaaccagcattagttgGTATCTCTTACCTGTTGGCTCATTACAGATGACACCAACATCATAGTTATGCATACATTCCGGCATATTTGAGCTCTGCACTGGGCATTCCAATAACCGAACCTCGTACCCGAAGCACGATGCGAAACTGATCAAGACTGGTCCAGAACCGGCTCCAAAAGAGCGTTTATCAGTTTTTGGAGGTCCAAACTTTAACTGTCGACAAACGACAGTGGCGTCGTGGAAGTCCCAGCCATCTCCACAAACAGTGCCCCAATTGCCGTTATAATAGATCTCAATTCGGCCCTCCATTATGGAATTACCGCCGACAAGTCGTATTTCATCTAAAGGGTCTATTGTAGCAAAGATgaggaaaaatattttgttcagcataaataaagcaaactgttTTTTAAGATTTCACAAACTTACAAGGTTACTATGTTATCGTTATGTTACAATGAAAATGCTTTATACGAAACAATACtcttttattaaagccatattataacatttgctgggagaacgccctcaaaaatttttaaattctggtttttacaagattgtaatgtactttagtaaacaaagatacgtTGCAAAAagcaagactttaggtgctgtagttttgtcaaaatccgagattttgaataaaacgctggaaccggcgttttattattacgatggaaatattagtcgaacacgtatgcgatgtttataacacataacataatacgtacacggcgtgcgggactcATACACGTACACCCCTACAcatcagaggatcgtaccgtattataaccgcgggagtaacatgcattaggctagtagtaaattccagttttctttgctttatttcactcattcggctcaaaattaaaaggggacatatttgacagcaaaagctaacattttatagaaaataaatattaatctatttttacagaaatgttataatatggctttaatgtaaagCTACAAGAAATAATGTAATAGTTCCCCTAATCGATGACAATATTAAACTCATTTAGCACTCATTGAACCATCTGGACCATGGGCCGTCTCTGGCTATATGGTTACCCCGGATGGTTACCTATAATATCATATAATTATAAAACCCCTTGTGCAGTGACaatgccagtggcgtagatttctttttgacattgggggggggggggttggaaaaattcttgaagtatagtgaatgcagcacattttgtcgacagaataagttaatggtacaaatgcgccaCTTTGCCATTTTCAAGCTAAACTGTtgcaatatggtgcaaaagtggaataaattcgcgcgaatctttgggactaaaatggccaaatatgaggttaatttggtcagaaacccatatacagtcttcaacatgggggggggggggattgtatggaccatccccctggcaaaatattcacccgggatctacgcctatggacaATGCTTTCTCAGGCAAACATTATAGTGCATCCATCTTTGTTAAAATTACTATATAGCAAGAAAATAGACATATCCCAATGCTGTTCCGATACCGGAACGTAAATGAATGGAATGAACAGCAAGAACAGGTAGGAGACATCCAATACAATAGTATTATAAAAAATACAGCTAATGGATGCATGAATGATTTATGTGTTTCCTTCTGAACTcatctcgcgtttcacaataccatgcgccaccagcggttgctcttggcagTCAAATGTTTGACtacagagtcgacatcgccgttctatatgatctagctgctattgaattttcacgcgagtgtgataataaatatgttgaaaacagctccacgaaggattccctgtgatcaatagatagaaaacgGATCTACTctaattgtaaattgttgttttagtgtacatgtaacatcattataacgatatttaaa
This DNA window, taken from Amphiura filiformis chromosome 16, Afil_fr2py, whole genome shotgun sequence, encodes the following:
- the LOC140135696 gene encoding scavenger receptor cysteine-rich domain-containing group B protein-like — its product is MIYFNLNLDMMTLFGRLCLCFVALETHVGFSVVSGDTPRNTNEPEEYSLRLRDGDAEYEGRLEIYYHNQWGTICGLGWTDIEGNVACKQLGFYGVFSIQDARHFGPGPIVLLKDVVCASDNISRLTDCNKSEWYVDDCDQNKVVGLRCLVNPPPDPLDEIRLVGGNSIMEGRIEIYYNGNWGTVCGDGWDFHDATVVCRQLKFGPPKTDKRSFGAGSGPVLISFASCFGYEVRLLECPVQSSNMPECMHNYDVGVICNEPTDPFPLALHQGPGHQLDYSPYQGRVSMYYHGRQGTICSDKWDIQNARVVCRQLGYGLARHAQVAKEKYGEGRHSDPIHLNGVQCNGDELYLAACSHAKFGDNTCTHTIDAGVECHDPIVPEYQLRIARGRSHYKGRLEIYFQSQWRTICSNPSWSITVANVACRQMKVGPAISVEADTTTVAATSFMSGISCIGSERRLTECEHDDEELTDCGTAGVVTLQCQPYGMPMTQRENSMRLVAGSLPYEGRIEWYYNNTWSTICSNQWDIKDAMVVCRQLGFGVALEATTIFNKGRYAPKLVDNMACIGDEEALSSCQHGKWGECNKYTFFGDAGVICNTFGHDGYFEKSSQSLEAPYPLRLFGGNTSHEGRLEILVDNTWGTIAEKSLHNWNLTAAHVACNQLGYDKAIKSKYTSSTPGDAFTNTGPVHLTDVECLGNEGTISVCSHSQWDKNDLMQHSQDVYIVCNNINKITSVIVTVPSTPISRSTIRKQTESTKSAENHTLSIGIIILIVVVILAAIGIVIGLVIYSRKRIKQRFPNLYPGHGAVRL